A window of Limosilactobacillus sp. WILCCON 0051 genomic DNA:
TCATAAAACCATCCCTTTTGCCGTTGCTGATTCAGCAGCGGTTTTTTCTCACTTGTTATTGTTCGTCTCGTCTCAATTTGTTTAGTGTTTAAGCATCCAATTGTTAATCTGTTCTTTGTTGTAGATTGCCATTCCATCAATCGTGGTATATGGCAGGCCAACCTTGCGCCATTTGTAAAGAGTGGCGCGGCTGATTCCTAACCATTCGCAAACGCCTTTGACGTCTAACCAGTCATATTTGGGATGCTTGGCGCGATTGATACCGTCCAAAACTGCATCCTTAACCATTTGGCTAATTTCCTTTTCGTCCATCACTTAACCCCCTTAACAGTTTCATAGTCTGTTTTGCTTTCACCTGCAGCATACGTATCAATAAGCCAATTAGTAAGGTTTTGATAGGTTGCTTTTGAAACGTGGCGATGATCGTTGCTTAAAATATCGCTCAAAGTCCATCGATTGACGCCTGTTTGACGTGCTAAATCGCCAATAGAAAGACTTAGTTCACCACGTTTGCGCTTGATAGCGATAACTTGGCTATCTGTAAGTTGCATCATTGTTCACCACCTTTAAAGCTCAACAAATCGTTGGCTTTATCAAAATAATAAAACGGGTAAATATATTAGTCAACAAATTGTTGGCATAATTACTTTTTTATTGACAAATTGTTGATAAATCTTGGCGTGTAATAGTATTATTTATATTTAAAAGGTGATGAAAAAATATGAACAAACAGCCTAAAAATAGAAATAGAATAAAAGAATTAAGGCTTGA
This region includes:
- a CDS encoding helix-turn-helix domain-containing protein; its protein translation is MDEKEISQMVKDAVLDGINRAKHPKYDWLDVKGVCEWLGISRATLYKWRKVGLPYTTIDGMAIYNKEQINNWMLKH
- a CDS encoding helix-turn-helix transcriptional regulator — translated: MMQLTDSQVIAIKRKRGELSLSIGDLARQTGVNRWTLSDILSNDHRHVSKATYQNLTNWLIDTYAAGESKTDYETVKGVK